GTCATGTCATGTTGTACCTGTATTTGTTGCACCCGTATTGTTTCTGCTTCTTAAGTTTACATATAGTTTTAATTAACATCGTATACTTTGGTTAGACTTATCCAAGGATTAAGATATGATGCCAGTATATTATTGTTTGTTCTTTTTTAATAGGGTTAAATCACTTTTTGGGACCTAAATTTGGCAACTACTCTCACATTGGGGCCTAAACTTTTTTGTGGTTCAAGTTAGTCCTTGAACTTGACAACTGTTTCCACATTGGGGCTTGAACTTTTTTTTGTCAAGTTCAGGCCCCCAGTATGAGAACAATTGTCAAGTTCAGGAACTAATTTGGACAAAGAAAAGTTGAAGCCCCAGTCTGGTAATAACAGCTTAATTCAGCCCTAATATGGAAACAATTACTAAATCCAGAGCCTAACTTGGACCCAAAAAAAGTTCAAGCCCCAATGTGGGCATAGGTACCAAGTTCATGCCCCCAAATAGTGATTTAACCCTAAATAAATTCATATTATACTTTCCTTTTTTCTCTCTCTAGTATTTGATACCATATCTGAGAGTATAAAACTGCAATCCGAACAGAGTGGGATGACAAGGAAGAAGGAAAGGAAGAAGGAAAGGAAGTAACACAGCAGTGGGAAGATGAATGGGATGACGATGATGTCAGTGATGACTTCTCACTGCAACTGAGGAAGGAACTCGAGAATAACACCAAGAACTGAACCAGAGTTGTGCTTCTCTATTGTCTTGCTTCCTCGTTTGAATTTATTTTGGTTTCTTGCAAAACTGATGTTTGAGCTTTAACTCTTTATGATTGGGATGTTTGATAGAAACAGTGTGCAGAAACTGGTCTTTATGGTTATCTGAAATATAGATTGTGTGGGTGTTTGCCTTGTTTAAGCTGTGCACatgttttgctttttctttttttatatatactagTTGTGTGAAAACTAGGGTCGATATTGGTTCGGGATTTTTTAACCGTCCATTATCAGAGACGAATCCTCGTTAGGGCCTAAGGTGACCTTGGTCCCCAAAGTTTTTAAAAGTTCTTGTTATATAGGTCctccaaaatttttgaaatttattattaaaaacctttgaaaagttttaaaaaaattcaattaggcacttcaaattttcattttgtaaattttcataaagcctctaaatgtttttaaacatttaattaaacCTACCAAAACTTTTAAAAAACTTCACCAAAACCCtcagtttttaaaaattttagttagcCCCCCAAAATTGAATGCCAAGATCCGCCATTGTTCATTATAATTTGGTTATCggtttttcatattaattttttgttttagATTTTAGACTTATATTGAGAAAATGAATTTTTGTTTTATGGCATTAAATATTATTtagcaaaattttaaaatctttttcatcaatatttgtaaaatataataatttttaagaacttttaaattattaacattattttaaatataaaattttatttttatactagaaaaattaaaattatttataaataaaataaaaaatagaattaatttcAGTTTCAAATAATCATGGTTTTTAAATTTGCATTTCATTAATCATCAAAACATTTCGTTTCGGGTTGGTTTTCGATTTTTCTTATGCAGCCTAGTGGAAACTAGTTAGAGCATAGGTGGGGTTTAGTATCAATAAAGACCTATTTCTGAAATTATTTGCGAAAATGGGttgttttcaaaaataataacGAGTATAGACCGATAACCTAAAAACGCGCTAACGTGGACGCATTTTCAGGGGATATCCCAAAAAAGCGCTTACACGTCAACTTTTTTTTCCTTGTGACAGGCAAAAGCACGTTGACGTGGAAGTGTTTTACTAAAAAGCACTGACGAGGACGCTTTTTGGCCGTGTTTTCCCCAACTGTCACCTCCAACGGCCATTTAAAAATGATCGTTGGGCCTCTAACAGTCAAGAAAAAAAAGTATAAACCCCCAACCCATTTTTCACACCAAATTTTATTATTCTTCCAAATTTCTCCTTAAATTTCTCAAAAAgctctataattttttttatttttgtctaaattattattattttttataatttctaagaaatttgatcgtgttagcaatggccCGACAATTAATTCATCTCGATTATAAACATATCTCCGTCGACCAAATGCAAATGGTAAgggttaatttcatttttttaatattatttaattttttatttaatttttataatttaattaatattttttataattttttataatagctGACAATGGCCCAGCAAATAATTTTTTCAGCACACATTACATCAAATTTATTTTTTCGGAACCCATAttgtcaaaattattttttccagAACAATACTTagcaattaaaaaaattaaaccctaAACAATTAAAAACCTAATACCCTAGTTTAAATTTTCCAAAACCCTAATCAAACCCCCAAACCCTAAACTTAGACCCTAATTAACAAATAACCCATTGGGGATTACACGGCCAAAAACACTTCCATGTCAGAGCGCTTTTACGTAAcacaaggaaaaaaaaatgtcCTAATTAGCAAATAACCCACTGAGGATTACACGGCCAAAAGTGCTTCCACATTAGAGTGCTTTTGCCTGGCACAAGGAAAAAAGCGCTGATGTGGAAGCGCTTTTCTGGGATATCCCCAGAAAACGCATCCACGTTAGTGCGTTTTTGGGTTTTCAGTCCAtacctattattatttttaaaaacggCCCATTTCCGTAAATAATTTCGGATATGAGCCTTTATTGGTACTAAACCCGCATAGATGTGTAATAAtacaaaataatacaaaataaataataaaacgtaagattaaattgtatataaaagaaaatttaaataggTAAATAAACTACTTTAAGAATGTTAAATGCATTCTAATTTGTTATTATAGTATTGTCATTTTATTGAGTTGGTATCGAGTTGACTTATAATACCAACTCAACCAACaatattatcaatatatatacaAACAAAGTGGATAAAACATTTTGTGTAATAACAACAAAATgtataaaaacatcaaaataaaattttgttgAAGTGATAAAAGAAAACATTGTTTAAAACTCAAcatagtttttattaaaatataaaaaacaaaaatattcttacaagaatataatttatttcaaGTGAATTAACCCAAATTTGATTGCATCTGATTTTATTATCTTACTTCTGTTTTGACTCTTTGTTGTAGTTGATATGCCTATCTTTTACTGCTTTAGTCCCTCTCATAGATATTTCGTgatgttcatatatatattttttatttatgctCTGCCAAAAATGTAGTGGTCAAAATTGAAGTATATATTTTTCATTGTGAATTAGTTTTTTTTAATGAACAATTTCAGAAGCTATTTTTCATGCAGTGATTAGAATATGAATCCGAGCCTGCTGTTGGCAACACACATATATTGATGTTTCTGATATTGATTTGTATTCATGGCTTGGCTCTATGAATTACTTACCCTAAAACGGGGGTAAATCCAAAAGAATCAATGGTTTAAAAAATTGCTGCCTCTATCTCGTACTCAAGAGTCAAGTGTTCATAAAAGAAATGCAATGTTTTCCAAGTAGATATGAGCTGCATGTGGTAATGTAGCTCAAAAGTGTGTACACCTAATGTTTCCACGAGTGAGCAACAACCCTACATGAGAATGGCTCATGCATGGGACCGCAAATTGCCAAATAAGAAGAATGTCTGTAAATACCACAAGTTGCTACAATGTCACTCTCCCTTTCCTTGCTTTACTTCATTTAGAGTTCTAACACCACAACTGCGTTCGCAACAAAATTCGTAACGCAATTTAGAACTACTTTTATTGAAATGATATTCGTAACGCCAATTTAAAACTACTTTTATCGGTTATAAATAGGGGAGTACGTGGTTTCTTTTCATTACTCAACAACCTCTCTTAATTCCCTGGATTCAGTTTCTTCTAGTTGTAGGGGACGATTACCCAACAACTCCAATGGTGATAGTCAATAGCATGAAACCTGCAACAAGCCTTTCCAAGCTACACATCACCAACCACCAAGTTGCGAGTCGTCTATTTATTTACATGGAAAATGATGGGGATGATGACGATGATGACGATGGAGCTGATGTTGCACCTGCGGCGTAGCTGACTAATGACATCATGGAATTCTAGAGGAGTACCAATCGACTATCGAGCTGGAGATTATttatgtatttatagacttagTAGCCAGTGATGTACTGATATATGTAGCTTAATCATGCTGATGGTTGGCTAAATAGCATCAGACTTACTCTTAGTTGTATGAGACTATGAGTCACTAGTAACTACTCACTATAGCTTGTCACTTGGGACTATACTACAAAGTGGCTTCCATACTAATACATATATTTAGTAGCGATTAATGCTGATTTCACTCTCTCCTTCTCTCTCTGCTAAATGTTTTCTTTTAAAGCCGATCTTAACTAAATTGAGCTTTAGGTTTCAGCCAGGACCTCATGATACCATGCTTAGGGTTTACGGTTTTGGTTAAGCTTTACTTGTTTAATTAGGATACCACCATAATTAGATTTGTTGTGCAATGATTCTGAACTCCCTGGAGAAGAAAACAGATTACATAACCTTATCCTTCGCCACATTATAAGCTTCATTATATATATTGTTTAACAACTATTATctgataaatatttattattagtgCTCTTCACTTGAAGTGTAGCAGATATCAGAATGTAAAAAACAATAAGTTCAGCTAACAACAATCACTTTATTTATATCGAATCTGCATTTAGTATTTAATTCAGGCTataaaattaatttgataaaaatatcattttaaaaatatagctTATTTCAAGTATGTAaagataatttaataatttttaaataaattagtgtCATAATATTAACTTAATCAAGGGTTTATATATATTTGCCATTTTAGCATACTTAATTATTAGATTTGATATGATGATTGTTTTTACTGTTTAATGGGGAACATAATTATTTTGGTGGATATGCAATCTTTTGTACTGCTTTAGTCCTCTCATAGATATTTGGGGAAGATGTTTCAAATCAATGCACTTTTAGATGTCGTAGCCAGTGCATGTCATCTCTCTTTGGTTATGTATTGTGAGTAAACATTTGaatatgttaaaattattaaatggattaaattaaaacaaattataaaaattactcAACATGAAAACAAAAGTATAATGGTTAAATAGATATGAAAGTTGAAGTTAATTTATATTAATCAGAATGCCCaaagaaaatattaaaaagaCCCATCAAAACTCAAAAAAGATTAACAAAAATATAAGCCATCCGATTTTATGCAATGACTagccataaaaaaaaaaaaatagcaacAAATACCTGTAATTTCAGGATTAGAGTGATGTATTAGGGTTAACAATATCTCTTAATTAAGAGCTGGTATTATATATCATCTACCTTAGTCTCCATATTTTCTTTTGGAAAAtgtttgaaatgatttatttcgATTCACCCAgctttttcaaaagaaaataatgcACCATCCCACATCACTTCTGAATCAATTTATTTTGCAAACCAAATTTTCGAAATCTCCAAAGATGTTGAAGAAAGGAAACAACAGAGAGTTGGAGAAAATTTCCTTGTAACGTAAATACAATATATATTTACTTACTCTAACTGAAATCTTGGATTGACGCCTAACAACTATTACACAAAATAACTTTACCACTAATGCCTAAATATTTCATATATAGTAATCAACCATCCCTTCATTTGGGGTACCATACTAGCACTTGTAGCCTATTGCACCAAATCGCAAGTAATGAGGTGCATAAAATAAACTTGGATTCATTCAAGAAGCCCTGCCGGCtcgaatttttttatttaaattttttataatttataaaattttaaattaataataataaaattatattttaactctcaaaaataataaaattttaatttaatttttacaaattctaaatatataaaatattaaaattataaaattacattatttttattatcataaaatatataatttaatttttgactCTAAAGAATTTTCTAGATCAACTTTAATAATGTCTTGGTATAGTGAATATAGAGCAATCATAGAGAGTATAGGAGGCAGTCCACATCCAGACTGGCAAATTAaaaaaagtgtatatatatatatatatatatgatattccattaaaagaaacaaagtaaAAAGCTTTACAATCATTAAACAAGCTTGGATTGAATTGTCATGTTTTGTTTTCATTATAATACAAATTAGACTTGTCTAACCTTTAAGCAACCgtcttttcttttttatatgcATTTGGGAAATACTTCTTTTTAAGGCCCTCTATACCTTCTGAAGCAAAGACAGCTCTGCTGTTGATCAACAGGAATCATACCTCCACCTTTAGATGTGTCTATGGCTTCCATCATCGAAACTACCTCGTCCATTTCAGGTCGCTTGTCCGCGTTTGCATCCCAACATCGTTTCATTACGTTTGCAAGAGAACTAGGGCAACATCTTGGTATTTCCGGTCTCAAATTCTGCGGTTTTCATGTAAGGATAATTAGCAATTATgtaggtaaaagtattatggtgGCTTCTGTACTAGCAATCAAATTGAATTTTGCCTCATCTATttaaaaatggacaaattaatcCTTATgcattagattaaagagcaaattaatttttattctatTAAAAACTAGAATGGTTGGTAAAATAATTATACAGTAACACATGACATGTCGTGTATACTTCATGCTGACATACAAAGCctaatttttaacagtaaaaatgagtaaaatttttaataaaatgactaatttattctttaatttaatgtaaaaaaactaatttatctattttttaataaataagataaaatataatttaacttttacGTACACAAACCTCCAACATACTTTTACTCTATTAAGTAAGATACAAGCATGACTCAATAATGCTCTATTATACGGAGGGAAAGAAAGGAAAACTGACATACTTGACGAACTACAGCCGAGGTCACTTCGGAGAAACTAAGGTCGGGATATGGCATGTCACAACAATATATCTCCCACAAACAGATCCCGAAACTGTACACATCGCATTTCCGGTTATAAGGATTGCCATTGAGAACCTGAAAAACCCTCCCATTCAATGAGTAACTCACAATCATTCactttcattttccttttcatgtcttgtataaaaatgataaaacttAAGTAACAATAACATCCATACCTCAGGAGCCATGTAACCAAGGGTTCCGGTCTCTCCGGTCATGTCATTAGGATTCGAAGCCTCAACACGTGCAACCCCGAAATCAGCAATTTTTACGGTACGTGTCTTGTCTAACAACATGTTCTCTGTCTTTACATCTCTATGGACAATCTTTTGTGAATGAAGGTAACTCAACCTACAAATAATGGAA
This window of the Gossypium arboreum isolate Shixiya-1 chromosome 12, ASM2569848v2, whole genome shotgun sequence genome carries:
- the LOC108477370 gene encoding protein DELETION OF SUV3 SUPPRESSOR 1(I)-like: MATEQPKPQNEDINMDLFEDDDEFEEFEINGEWDDKEEGKEEGKEVTQQWEDEWDDDDVSDDFSLQLRKELENNTKN